A genomic segment from Apium graveolens cultivar Ventura unplaced genomic scaffold, ASM990537v1 ctg6657, whole genome shotgun sequence encodes:
- the LOC141703453 gene encoding serine carboxypeptidase-like 3 translates to MTKHTKIALSVILILFVLQINLFQLSFSQSFITSLPGFSGKLPFKLETGYVGLGEEDDLQLFYYFVESERNPIDDPLLIWITGGPGCSAIRSFFNQLGPLRFDYDNTYGKIPKLLDNPYSWTKVASVIFVDASGSGFSYAKTKDGYKTSDTLASASIYGFLKKWLTNHPKFLNNPLYVSGLSYSGITVPIIVQDIFNGNEAGNVPKLNIKGYMIGNPLTDRFIDFNSKIEYAHNFALLSDELFESTKKNCNGDYVNVNPANGLCKRSLAEVDECLKDLNEHQILEPNCDDTTTMLQWNKNSFKRSPVTGRLLAQLQGSDTWCRVDNYELAISWATDEDVQKALNVREGTTEWSKCNTDHYYLGRNDTDTYKYNIPSSVVYHRNLTRKNCRALIYSGDHDMVFPYIGTRRWIHTLGLTVDRTWKPWFVKSQVAGYTESFFHDDYSLTFATVKGAGHAAPEFKPEECLAMVDRWFADTRL, encoded by the exons ATGACAAAACATACTAAGATAGCACTCTCAGTTATTTTGATTCTCTTTGTTCTCCAAATAAACCTTTTCCAACTTTCATTTTCACAGTCATTTATCACTTCTCTTCCAGGGTTTTCTGGCAAATTGCCATTTAAACTCGAAACGGG ATACGTGGGACTCGGAGAGGAAGATGATCTGCAGTTGTTTTACTACTTTGTGGAGTCTGAGCGTAATCCGATCGATGATCCACTCTTGATATGGATCACAGGCGGTCCTGGCTGTTCTGCAATCCGATCCTTCTTTAATCAACTTG GGCCTTTGAGATTTGACTACGACAACACATACGGGAAGATACCAAAACTGTTGGATAATCCATACTCATGGACGAAG GTGGCCAGCGTCATATTTGTTGATGCATCTGGATCTGGATTTTCATATGCGAAAACTAAGGATGGTTACAAAACCAGTGATACCTTAGCCTCTGCATCTATCTATGGCTTTCTTAAAAAG TGGCTTACGAATCATCCTAAATTTTTGAACAACCCACTCTATGTTTCTGGTCTTTCATATTCTGGCATCACGGTTCCAATCATCGTCCAAGATATATTTAACG GCAATGAAGCTGGAAATGTTCCCAAGTTAAATATTAAA GGATACATGATCGGCAATCCTCTAACGGATAGGTTTATTGACTTCAATTCGAAAATCGAATATGCTCATAACTTTGCACTTCTATCTGATGAACTCTTTGAG TCAACGAAGAAAAACTGCAATGGTGATTACGTAAATGTGAATCCCGCAAATGGATTGTGTAAAAGATCTCTAGCAGAAGTAGATGAG TGCCTTAAGGACTTAAACGAGCATCAAATATTGGAGCCCAACTGTGATGACACGACAACCATGCTACAATGGAACAAGAACTCTTTCAAGAGGAGTCCTGTAACCGGTCGCCTGTTGGCTCAACTACAAGGTTCAGATACATGGTGTCGG GTGGATAATTATGAGCTAGCTATTTCTTGGGCCACAGACGAAGATGTGCAGAAAGCTCTTAACGTGCGAGAG GGCACAACAGAATGGTCGAAATGCAACACCGATCATTATTATCTTGGTCGAAACGACACGGATACCTACAAATACAACATTCCTAGCAGTGTTGTTTATCATCGCAACCTGACCAGAAAGAACTGTCGCGCTCTCATATACAG CGGCGATCATGACATGGTTTTCCCATACATTGGAACAAGAAGATGGATCCACACACTTGGACTAACAGTTGACAGAACTTGGAAGCCGTGGTTTGTTAAAAGTCAAGTGGCAGG TTACACTGAATCATTTTTCCATGATGATTACTCTTTGACATTCGCAACGGTGAAG